The genomic segment ACGCACGGTCACCGTGTTGTCCGGCTTCACGACATACACGAACTGGCCCATCGAGCCGTTCAGCACGGCCGTGGTCGGCACGATCACGGCGTTCCTGATGGTGTCGACCAACAGACGCGTGTTCACGAACTGATTCGGGAACAGCTTGCTGTCGGGGTTGTTGAAGATCGCGCGCAGCTTGACCGTGCCCGTGGTGGTGTCGATCTGGTTGTCCATCGTTTTCAGCGAGCCGACTTCGAGCGGCGTGGTGTTCGCGCGGTCGTAGGCGGTGGCCGACAACTGCTCGCCGTTCTGCGTGTGCTGGATGATCTGCTGCAGGTTGTCTTCGGAAGTCGTGAAGATCACGCTGATCGGCTGCAACTGCGTAATCACGACGATGCCGGTGGAGAGGCTCGACGTCACGTAGTTGCCCGGATCGACCTGGCGCAAACCGACGCGTCCCGACACCGGCGCCGTGATGCGTGCGTAGACGAGGTCGAGCTTGAAGCTGTCGATGTTCGCCTGATCGGACTTCACCGTGCCTTCGTACTGGCGCACGAGTGAAGCCTGCGTGTCGACCTGCTGGCTTGCGATCGAGTCCTGCGCGAGCAGCGTCTGATAACGCTTCAGGTCGAGGCGGGCGGTTTGCAGCAGCGCCTGGTCACGCACCAGCGTGCCTTGTGCATTTTCGAGCGAGATCTGATATGGACGCGGGTCGATCTGGGCGAGCACGTCGCCCTTCTTGACCATCTGGCCTTCCTTGAAATACACGTCCTGCAACACGCCGCTCAACTGCGGCAGCACGGTGACGGTGGCAAGCGGCGTGACCGTGCCGAGCGCGGTCAGCACGACCGGCATTTCACCTTGCGTGGCCGTCGCCACGTGAACCGGTTGCGGCATGTTGCCCATGCCGCCAGGACCACCGCGCCCGCCACGGCCGCCGGTGCGCGCACCGCTCGCGCCGCGTGCGTCGGACGCGCCGGTTGCTTCGCCGCCGGCCGCCCCCCACGGATGCCAGCGCCACACCACGACCCCGAGGATGACCAGCGCCGCGACGATCAACGCGACGTTGCGGCCGCGGTGCCGCTTCACAGGACCGCGCGGATCGCCTGGCTTGCCGCCCGGAGCGCCGTTCGGGCGCGATTGGGAAGCCGGGTCGGCGGGGCGTGAAGTTTCCGAATGCTTTTGTTGTTCGTCCATCGGTTCGGTCAGGTGGCAGGCTTTGATGTGAGCCGCTCGCGCGGCCCAGCCGGAACAGAAGTTCGGCGGACCGGCACGCGGGTGGCATGACAGGCAACTATTGATATCAGCGGAAGCAGCACGCGCTTTTTCAGCGCGATGCTACCCGAGGCGCGGGACGGAGATGTTAACGCAATGCGTTGTTCTCGCCGCTATGCCGGCAGTGTTGCTGCGGTTATTCGAGGCAACTCAGGGTAGCGGCAACCCGTCAGACACGCGCCCCGCGCGACGGAAACGCATGATCCTACGTTGCGTGGTCCGTAACAGTCCACCTGTGTATTTTTCTTTTGATTACAAAGGTTACAGGATGTACTGCCACGGACAGGACCACTGTTGGGGCTGCCGACCGGCAAGCCTTTGCGTGGCTCAATTGTCGAGCCGTCGTCCCGGCGTGCCGCCAATTTCGAGAACGATTTTGCTGATGCATTCGAGCAACGCCGGGGCGGCGCGCGAGATCAGCCAGTCACGCGGACACTGGTCGGCCGAGCCGCCGCAATTCACTGCATAGCGCTCGCCGGACGGTCCGACGAAACCCTGCGCGATGGCGTTCAGGCCGTTGTACCACTCGCCGGTGGCGATCGCGAAACCCTGTTCGATGGTTTCCCGCAACGCGCTTTCGAGCCGGCTGCCGACATGGCCCCAGTCATCGCCTTCTGCCGCCTGCAGGCCGATCAGCAATTTGTCGCGTTCGGGCTTGGCGAGCGCTGCGAGATAGGCGCGACCCACCGCTGTGCGGCTCAGGTTCATCCGTGAACCGATTTCCAGGCGCGACACCAGCACCGCCGAACGCGGACGGATTGCGTCGATCACGACCATGTCGAAGCGATCCCGCACGGCGAGGTGAACAGACAGCGACGTGCGTTCGGCAAGTTCGATCAGGAAAGGCCTCGCGCGGGCCCGGATGTCGAAGTTGCGCAGAAAGCCGTTGCTCAATTCCAGCACCGACGACGTCAGCACGAAGCGTTCGCTGTCAGGCAGTCTGAACAGGAAGCCGGCGCCAACCAGAGTCGCGGTGATGCGCGACACGGTCGGTTTGGGGATGCCGGTCAGTTCGGTCAGTTCGCGGTTGCTGAGCGGGGCGTCGGCGGCGGCGATCGAACGCAGCACCGTGAGGCCTCGCGCGAGGGCGGTGACTTCATCGCCCGAGCCGTCTTTTTCCTTGAACGTATCTGCTGGCACTGAGGGACGAGCGGGTGGGTTCATGTGATTTTTTTGGAACTGTATTTCAAATTATTCGTTTGCAATCTGCTGATAGGTAAAGTCAGCAGCCCGCCAGTCACCCCGGTCCAGGGGTGCTGATTCCGTTTTTCATCAGAAGATTCATTGTATCGGAATATTTTTCCGTGCCGTATTCCGCTTTTTAGATTTTGCTTGACTTAGTCAGCATAAGCATAAAAAATGGAATCTCATTTCGAAAGACGCTTTCAAACTCGGTTTTTCTGAAGAGTTTGAATTCACCGTGACTCACTTTGTGTCGATTGTCTCCACAATTTCACGTCACCGTCGGTTGTCAGGGGCGCATTGCGCTATGACTTTTCGAATACCGTCTCTCAGGTTCTAGCACGGCCCTCGGAATGGCTAGAACTTTTTAAGGCGTCACGGCAACGTGACGCCTTTTTTTTCGCCCGGAGTTTCAGCGCGTGCGCCGTCGCTCACCGGTGTTCGTGAGCCAGAGTGAGGGCAGGGGCGCTTCTGAAAGTGGGGCTTTAGCGCGACAGCAAGGACACCGTGGCGATGCCCAGAATCGTCATGACGAGCGATGCGCCGACGTGAATCGCGACTTCGCCCGCGGCCCAGCCGAGCCGGCCGTCCTGCAAGCGTTGCACGACTTCCGCCGAGAAGGTCGAGAAGGTGGACAGGCCACCCATCAGGCCGGTAATGACGAAAAGCCGCCATTCCGGCGAGATTTGCGGCGCGCGCGCGAAGCCCGCCACTGCTACGCCGATGATGTAACCGGCAATGACGTTGGCTGCGAGCGTGCCGAGCGGCAAGCCGCTGAACACGCCGTTCAGGCGGACACCGAGAAACCAGCGAAACAGC from the Paraburkholderia fungorum genome contains:
- a CDS encoding MdtA/MuxA family multidrug efflux RND transporter periplasmic adaptor subunit — encoded protein: MDEQQKHSETSRPADPASQSRPNGAPGGKPGDPRGPVKRHRGRNVALIVAALVILGVVVWRWHPWGAAGGEATGASDARGASGARTGGRGGRGGPGGMGNMPQPVHVATATQGEMPVVLTALGTVTPLATVTVLPQLSGVLQDVYFKEGQMVKKGDVLAQIDPRPYQISLENAQGTLVRDQALLQTARLDLKRYQTLLAQDSIASQQVDTQASLVRQYEGTVKSDQANIDSFKLDLVYARITAPVSGRVGLRQVDPGNYVTSSLSTGIVVITQLQPISVIFTTSEDNLQQIIQHTQNGEQLSATAYDRANTTPLEVGSLKTMDNQIDTTTGTVKLRAIFNNPDSKLFPNQFVNTRLLVDTIRNAVIVPTTAVLNGSMGQFVYVVKPDNTVTVRQVKPGPVDGERTSIQSGLQVGERVVIDGSDRLREGAKITIPADRPRGASGAHGAHGASGASGAWAAGASGASGAHAHRHKRDAQASE
- a CDS encoding IclR family transcriptional regulator produces the protein MNPPARPSVPADTFKEKDGSGDEVTALARGLTVLRSIAAADAPLSNRELTELTGIPKPTVSRITATLVGAGFLFRLPDSERFVLTSSVLELSNGFLRNFDIRARARPFLIELAERTSLSVHLAVRDRFDMVVIDAIRPRSAVLVSRLEIGSRMNLSRTAVGRAYLAALAKPERDKLLIGLQAAEGDDWGHVGSRLESALRETIEQGFAIATGEWYNGLNAIAQGFVGPSGERYAVNCGGSADQCPRDWLISRAAPALLECISKIVLEIGGTPGRRLDN
- the crcB gene encoding fluoride efflux transporter CrcB; the protein is MYWSFLAVAIGGALGSLFRWFLGVRLNGVFSGLPLGTLAANVIAGYIIGVAVAGFARAPQISPEWRLFVITGLMGGLSTFSTFSAEVVQRLQDGRLGWAAGEVAIHVGASLVMTILGIATVSLLSR